The genomic stretch GAAGGGACACTAACTCTTGGAATGCTGTTATCTGCCACTTCTTGGTTTAAGTCAATCCTGCTGAAACTGCTGGCAGCAGTTGCTGGAATAGCGTCTATCAAAAGTTGCCAAGAACTACTTTTATATGAATTTGATAGATATACTGTAGTTTTCTAACTTTCAAGAATATAAATTGTAAAAGGCAAAATGAGGTTCTGCCGGGTTCTTCAGGACTCTGTTGGGTAGAGTTTGCTTTTCTAGCATATGCAAACCCACGGTTCAGGGAAATTTGAATCAATCTTTCTAGCTACAGCTTTGCTGTTCTGCTTTCAACACTATAAATTGTTCAATGACCCAACAAACAATCTCTCATCTACTCATACTACTGAGACAAAgatttctgaaaagaagaaattccCACCATGATCTTTAGCTGAATCACCCCGATTACACTTGGATAActtgcgggggtgggggggtgctgctggggggtaAGGAGGAAGCCAAAGTCACAGCCCCAGGCTGAGTGTCTATATGACACATGCACTTGTACACTGTCAATTCTCCAGCCTTTCATTTTACTGCTTTATTCTCTCCCCTCTCTAACTGTGCTCTTAACCCCTCCTATGACCCCTCCATAATTCCCtaacccccctcctccccccaagttTTACGGGTTTGTAATTCAAGAGCATGCATCTAAATTGTGTTCCTTTAAAGCAACCCTCCCAGCCCCCAATCAACCAAACTGCTCCTCAaaatacaaaaccccacaacctccaTACAAAACCAGCACTTTACCACAATAAATTCTGCCCAGATGTCAAACACTAAGTTTATGATGAATACATGTAAAGCTTGTTACCTTTTTCACATAAAATACTATAGAAAATGATATAAACTGGATACCaggcagcagaggtgagaagagGATACCGATCCTACAAGAAaggatttataaaagaaaagttaaatctTCACTATTGACCACGCAGGTCTCAgtgcactgaaaacagaaaatatcacaAAAACTTCATATGAAGTTAGCGCTTGGTTATTTGGAAATATAATTATATTAACATTGATCCTGTAACAGTAAGTCAACCTGTAAAAATATGCAACTTCAAATATACATATCTATGTAAATATCTGCAAAACTCTCTTATAACAGGAATGACGTACTCATTTTTAGAAATAAGGCATCTTCTCCAGGGTTTAATACTGAGACTATTTCAACAGGAACACTATTCCAGCGGAGAAGTAAACAAAACTCTAGGATGTTCTTTTTATGGGTTTCTCCCAGCCCAGGAGGCCACAGGGTAAACTACTGACTGAAGTTATTATTACCTGCCTAATCACAAAGAGAACTGGAAAGTCACAACCCTTACAAAGGTACTTAATATGTCATCTCAGGCATTTATGCTCTTCTTTCTCCCATGACGGGAAGCACCCAGAAATGCATGCATAAGAATGTTCCATGGTATTTCTACGTGCAAATGAAGTCTTGGTCATAAATGTAACACTTACCAGGTCAAAGTCTGTGCATAGATCAAATCTAAAACATTTCGTCCAATATCAAATTCTGGCAGCCCCAGGCTCACACAGAATGTAGTTCCAATaattctggaggggaaaaaaaccaaaccacagcatAATAGCATTTGCTAAGTGATAAAAGCCTTTGCAGAAATCTCTACAAATGACCTCCTGAATACAAGCATCAGTGACAAATTATTCAGGGGCTGCATTAGCCACGTCATGcaaagcagccacagcttcttgatTAGACAGcacataaaaaattaaacagaatttgGCAAAAGCAGATTCCCATAACACACAGTAGAGTTGAACCAAGACCTAGGATATTCTTCATGcaactcaaaacagaaaaaaaaaaagaaaaaaaaagaaaaaaaggggatttGTAGCTATATCAGAAAAGTCTGCTTATGCTGAAACAGCTGAAATGGCAAGTTGGCTCCGTACAAAACCATAACAGCTTTTCAGTTCCCAAGTCCTGAGAATCTTCAGCCTCAATCAAAAACTGAGACTTTTAGACTGATACTCTTAATATACCCTAAAGTATATCCTACTTCAAACTAACTGAGCTTGCAAGTAGCCGAGACATAGGCAGGTAGGCAAGTACTCCTACTGAGGACCAACAATCCCTTTTTATCACCTCATTTGTCCTGAGTTGAGGAGATTCAGTTCCCGCTTGTGGTAGCAAGAACAATAAAGATTTTGGTAACtatctgtgggaaagtaatggaagattggcaaggaggactgtaaacacgctcaagtgactcgcatgtggggtgctgggaaACACATATATCaaactaattgttgcttagttttctgtgctcaacaagtagaacatctgcacttaggtAACATAGGCCtaggatggactcaggggcaccttatcgaacacgcctgagattcctgccctgctgttgaagagatcaaagcacagcggaaaactctgcctgccagaatccttgaaatacaggcccaaacagcaagtgggagctctcttgctcccttgctaacaaggactctcttgctaataaggactcttgctgcgcggtgcctgcgtcccctgcttgcctgcctctgcccaggtgctgcttcagaggttccccgatacatgaggtattgagattaactttgttctttgcccttaatccgtggttttgtggttgttcctgcgtcctgcctgcattggctcacacactATCCCATCTTGCCCTGAATACAGGTCTTGGTACCACCTTATCAGCTGCATCATCGACAGCGTTTCAGGGCTGGGCTTTCAGGGCATTACTCCGAATATGTACAAATAAATATGAGCAATTGTATTTTTTATCTTTCACAGCTGTAAGTCCGGTGCTTTTGCACAGTTCAGTGGAGGACACACATCACAGCTGACACTGCAGTTTTGGTACTGCGACCTTTTGCTGGGAGGTGGTTTCCTATCTGATCAGGATGAGAACAGGAGGATTAAAGTACACTAGCAAGAGCTATGGAGGGAAAGTCTTCAAGGGCTTCTCAATATTGTTTTGTGTTAATTTAAAGTTTACAAAGTCCTACCTTGTAAACCAGTCTTGTTCACATCATGTGCAAAGGGCAAACAATGGATCTCCTACACAAGCAGGGCAAGCAGTTAAACACTCTACTACCTTAAGTCATAAATAATGTTTGGCAATAGGAAGGTACACACAGCAGATGtcagaaataaattactttttgcttACATGCTTAGCTGTGTTCATGTTCAGTTACTCAGTATTTTCTCACCATGCTGCAGAACTCTACATTTGAGAGTCATATTACATCCTTAACGAGACTGATTAAAATCAGGTTTTAAACTTGTGTACATTCTGTAGGACTGACATAGCTAAGAGGGAAAAAAGTTACCGGGGGACATATCAAGGCAAGCCAGCAGTGGACCTGTCAATAGGCAGAAAAGCAAGGTTTTCTGCTTGAGATGCCTTGTCCTTTATCACCCCATTCAGGAGATCCATGGGAATACAATGtgccttcctccctgcctgtGCTTCCatctgcaaagggaaaaaggacACATTGGGAGGGCAGAAAGGTACGCACTCTGACCTCCTCCTAAGAAGGAGCTGCAATATATGCAAGGCATGTACCCAGAGACTGCGCCTGGTAGAGACAACCAAGGAAGCATGCAACAGCCATGCCTCTGTTGGACTTCTCCTTTCCtcacattggaaaaaaaagaccatgTCTTTGGTTAATGAATAAAAACAAGATTAGAAAAGTAGTACTCACCTTCGTAAAAACTCTCCAAAGAAAGAGCCAAGCAAACAAAATATGAAGTCAACTAGAACAAGACGATAGATATCTTGGCCAATCAGTGTTTCCCAGCACtttaaaaagtagaagaaaaaaaaaaagcacatccaGAAGTCAAAAATCATGTGATTCTAACATTGTTCCCAAATGCTTGAGCATCTGAAACTTGAGCTACAGATGAAAGATTTGCTAACAGCCTGACTAATCACAATCAGCCTCTCATTGACCAGTGCTGCGAACCAGCTGAGACCCGAGCTGGGCAATTCATTTTTTCCTACAGTTCATTTCTCTAAAGATGCTAGTAAAAAAATGTCGGGGCGGCAAATTCAGCTTTCCAAGACACTACACGTACTTCTCTTTGCTGGAGCAAGCCTCTTATCAAAGTGGCTTCTAACCTGGCATTGTAAGTCAAAGATTTGTATTTTTGTAACTTTACCTGTGATTCTGATTCAGCCACAATGTTAACCCAGTAGTAGCACAGGATTCCAACAATTGATATTTTCAGGAcgatatttctaaaaataaaaagtaacagTAATTGTGCTGACAGCTGGTCTGTAAGCTCACTGGAGGGAATGATGGCAGGATGACCGTTGGTTACGCTTTATTACCTCTTCTTATAACAACAATAGCACTGCAGGGTGCCAGGACCAACAGGAGCTCTCCTCTGAGCTCGGGAGCAGCATTATTCTGTTGTCCTGGCAGAAGGGGAGCTGGGCATAAGAACCTTGACAGACACCTCTGCTAAACAGCCTGCTGGTTGGGTGTGTGGGCTCCACAGGGGAAGAAGGTCTGAGGGGCACCAAGGGTTACATGGTGTTAATTCCAGGTGTCTGTAAGTAAgacctctcccctcttctctccccttcctttctctggGGGCCCAACAGCCCAGAAGCCATTGAGGGCAACTACAAACAAAAGCAAGCCCAGTGTCACAGTGTGCCTAATTGAGAGGGAAACCATACCCTGTCCTCACAGAGAGATGTAACACTCCAGGAGGTTCACAGAAGACAAACAAAACATGGAGGGAAGTGTGTACAGAAGCCTTTGGAGAATATGAATTCTCCTCCATAGCTCCCTACTGCCCACCACACCACCAACACAGCCTGCTGTCAAAAAGAAGAGACAGACAACTTCAGGCAAAAAACGCTACGAGATGGTAGCAACAAATACCTGGCAATAGTGACATAGACGTGGTGTCCGGGAGTCTGATATCTCTCCAGGCGTCCAAGCCACGAGTAGAAGAATGGGATGAATGCATTGAGGAGAGAGGCGACAATAGGTAGCACCAACATGGCAGCTTGGCTCTCTAGgtcatttttattccctttcacaAACAGCttagagaggaaaaacaaacaaacaaatcaaccaGAGCACCTTAATTAAACTGCTGCTGCAAGTTGTTTCTACAGGGCAGACACCTGGCACACCTCCCAGTCTGTTCTCAGGTTAGAGACTATCATGTTTTACAGACCTattcccagcagcacagcaacTCTCTCCCCTTCGCCTGCATTTCATGGGAGCAAGGGTGGGAGCACCAGCTTAAATGCAGCTCTGAGGCAAAGGAGAGGCAGGCCTTGCTGAGGCTGcttcttgctgtttctttcacGGTCACCAGCTGCACTACCCGTAAGATAACCATGAGCACCATGGCACGTAAGATAACCAAGAGGCAAGCAGCTGTTGGGGTGAGGGGAGAGATTTGCTCAGACTCCTCAGGTTCTGCGCTCTTTCAGTAGTCCCCAGCGGCGCAAATCTTTGCAAACCAGCTTTTTAGCTACAACAGCATCTGCGTTTGCCTTGGCAGAAACAACAGCTATGCTTCCTTGTGGTCCTAGCAGTGAATGGACCACTGCCTGCACTCAGTGTAAGAAAACCATGTGGAAAAACACATCTCCAAAAACAGACTGCAAAATCTGTTCTTACCTTTAGGTTATTAATGGAGAGGAAGTAAACACCAGCACAAGCAGCTACTGCTGttcccagggaagcgatccaagAAACAAGATGAATAACAATACGAACAGCTCtctcttttacagaaaaatttaGTACTTCTCTGTTTACTTCAGTGAGGTCTTCCTGCAAGGAAACAATTCCTAATGAAGAATTCCTTGGTCAACAGCATAAAGCAAAACTTGTTTCAAGTAACTACTTGAGAGACTGAACGAAAGATGACTTCTCTAGAAGACTGGAAGAGTAATATCCTGAGAACATTTACTGGACAACTTTGTGCTCCTACCCTAAAAGTCTTTTCTCAACAGTTACACTGTATTTCACAGATAATATTAAAAGCCTGCCTTTTGTTTGCAAAATGGTTAAATAGCAGGaagtaaaaccagaagaaatattGTCTGGCAAATATTTAATAGTCACAGGGACTCATTCAGTAGAACAGAAGCATACAAATATTTATATGTagcttaaagagaaaagaaaagcaagtagcTAAGCCAACTCCAGGAGTTCAAACCAGATGAAACATAACAGTCAGGAAGATTTAAGCCTATTAGGAACAGGACTAGCACGCCTGAGTCACTCTGCCAGAGACTTGTACGTGCATACACAAATTTGAACACACAAGTAAGTCTCCGGCAGAGTGACTCAGGCATGCTAGTTTTGTACCTTTCTACCTTTTTATACCTCCTGTGTTTTGTACCTTTATTTGTGTGCTGAGATTCTTTTGTTTCAGCTTCACAGCTTTTTCATTAGTTATATTGAAGTCCCAAGCGCAGAGAAGTTTGCTAGCATTTCCAGAGTATGTCTGAAGGTTCATGAAGTTCCTGCAGAAGGATTTTGCCATGCTGCAATGAAAATCAAATTTGTGAGATGCCTAATGGGGAAATACATCAAATCTGTACAGCAGGGCAAGAAGGGAGATCTGTCATTTTTTCTATCCCATCCCAAGGATACTGGACCTACGTTAGAGCATGTCACATATAACAACATGGTAACTAACTTTAATGTGAGAAACATCTCTCACATTTCCTTCTCCTAGTGGTTGCTGACTATCTTTAACTCTGGAAGGCCACATCAATACCagaagatattaggaaaaacagcTTACAAAAGTGGGATCATGATATTCTTTAGTTAGAACTGGGATTCTCTGCATTCCCCTTGCTATTTTGCAGTTATTCTTCAATTGTCTAATAAAGGTTTGACTTCTGGAAACTGTCTTTTGAGCAGAAACTTCTACTTAAACTCTATACCTGGAAATAAGGACTTACAGAAACATACTCAGGTAATTGTTACTGCCAACCATTGacagggtggggtttttctgttgttgttggtttgggtttttttcaccttaatATAAGTGAAGTAAGAATATATATTTAGCTCACCTGAACAACAAGATAAAAAAACAGATGACAAAATACAGTCCAACGGTGAAAATATAGGCCAGCTGCATGTTGTAAGATGGACCGTTCTCTATTTTGCTGATTGTAGCATTGGTGTAAAAGCCATAGTAGAGTACTGTTTGTTGAAAATAACCCTGAAAAGATGGACATCATTCAGAATGTTTGCTTTCACCTGCATATGGTGGGAAGTATCATCACCTGAAGCCCAATTAATGGAAGTGGGAGCTGTCCTATTCCCTACTGTGAAATCACAGGTATGATTAAAGTTCTATGTATCAGgccctttgttttccttctatcaGCTAAAATCTGCCATAGTTTCGAGAACTTCTAGAGATATAAAAATTACTTGTATCCTTCTTAAGATTCATTTGGGATGGTCATGAGCATTCAACACCTTTGCcaaatttgttttttcctgaaaattcctGAAATCCTTTAACAACAATAAAATAGACACATTTTTTTacagcaaagacagaaaaaaagaagaggtaagTCGACTCTCAGATCACTTAGTTGATGAAAACTAGTGGAGTTAAAGCAGTGCAAAAACCTTCCTTTAGAAACAGCCTGGGATTTTACTCCCTGAATGTAAAGATctccacaaaatgaaaaaatcctcCTGTTTTGAGGCCCCACTGAGTTCAGCGGGTTGTCTCAGAAAGATCAGCGTGCTCCTTGAAAGAATAAAACTTTGGAAATAAGCAAAATACACAGGATCACAGATGGAAATCAGCActgcattttcagaggaaaataagcACACAAAAATGTTCTGCTGAAGTCTACTGTAGCTCTCTCTGGAAGGCCTGGCTTCTTTTGTGTCTCTTCCACTGCTTTCTGAAAGTGTGATGGAAGTCTTGAAATACTGCTGAACACAGCAACCATTCGCAGCGAAACAAATGCATCAGAATGAGTTCCATTCATCTCACTCGGAGTCAACGTTTGTTGCAGCCTCTTTTTCAAATATGTACTAAGTATTGTTTCTAGTCACATGAATTTCTAAGTTCACCTTTTAATAAGAAGCACTAGCTTTTCTACTCTATTGTGTGTTTTTCAAGTAGATCTGTTGCACACAGTACTAACACAAATCTCTTGTTACATACTTACACCTCCAGTGAACAGCTCCAGACCCGTGAAGGAAAGGTTATTTGGTTCTGCTGCAACAAACTGAGGGACTGTGATGAAACTGAAGTTTATGAGGAATGAGAAGATGTTGAAAGTTAGCAGCcacttcaagaaaataaaataagaaagaacacTTGTTCCAAACTTGGCACCAATGATCTTCAGAGCCCTGTGCCAAAACCGCAGCAGGTGAAAATACTCAGACAAGGTACTTCCAAATCGCCGgaatgactgaaataaaaaagagaagaaagagatggaTCTCAGTGAACCATCTTAAATAGGACTGAAATTCACATAAAAAGGCCTCACATTTTTTTACAGTTCCATTTTGATGATAAGAAAAGATTTCCCCCAGTACATGTACCATAAGATGCTTAACTGGTATTCCTAAGTGCTACCATAATGCAAGTCATTATTTATGAACACTGCAGCAATTAATTGGTTCTTTGGTAAGTAACATAAAGCAAGATACCAGATACCTCTGGTGACAGTGATAACACTGCACCTGAAGTGGTTTACTCTCTTGTGACTGACAGAAGTTTGACACTTACCACTGCTGTTCCCTGCAGACACTGTGTACAGCAGGAAAGTTGAGTACGGTGGtgccttgatttttttgttatttctttaagAACTTTATTCCTatggaagagcagagcagggggtGACAAACATTATAAGTATGGGTTGTAATTAAAACAAGAAGACAAAGAAGCAGCTCCAAATACAGTTTCACATATGTGCACATGAAGAGTTAATAAAACATGGAGATGTTCTGCTAGTTCTTTTTCTATTAGCGGATACCATGGCTCTTGTCCATGCTATGACAGCATGTTCTAACCCCTCCACTAACTCATTCTGGgaacaaaatttaaatatattctgtGAGGAGACAAAAGGATAGTTGAGACCACGTGGTCTCTTCTCTATTTTCAGTGGTCAAGGTTCCTTTGAAAAGAAGTCTCAAGTCATCATTCATAACCAAATCTCAAGGCCTTGATATTCTGCTTTATATTACCATGAGAGATTCTTCTTATCCAGAGAAAGAACAATGAACcacctttaaattattttcccttgcAAGATGTTGacttttaaaaagtgcattaaaaagtACTTTCAGTTCTTTCAGAGTGACAAACCGAAGCTGAGCAGACGGCAAACACCCATACTTGACAGCTGGATGTTGAAAGTATAGTGTTTGTAAAACTAAACAgatgaacttttatttttaccttatctctctcttttttttcatggtctctggCATCTTCTGGATTGCATTAATCCTTTCACTGGTAGACATACTTGCAAGATTTCCAACTAAATCTTCCTCTGCATAAAACCCATGAAAAATCCAAATTTTGGGATAATAATACAGTAATTCTTATACAAAACCTGAAATGGATATCATAACATTCCCCATTTGCACTGCTACCAAGGTGTGGCAAGCTCTGAGACTTAATAATACTCCCCAGAATATCCTCAGCTCCATCAGTATTCTAATACAGATGTAAGTTAAGTACTACAATACTGAATGTTTAAAACTAAACATCACTTGTCTGATGCTTGTTTAATGTTAACACAAAGAGCTGCAAtattaaggaaaatgaaatactgaCAAACTCCAAGTTTCTGGTCTATTGCTTGATCACTGTTTGATAATTACATTTCTATGACACCACATATTGACTTGAAagctaatttttgttttatttattctataATTTCAGTTGATGCTAGTGCCCAAACTTAGTGCTACCTATGAAATAGACAGAACTGTATTACTTGACAATCAGGCTGGTTTTGCATAATTGGAATTTGATGCTAATTCCAGACGCAGTGGCTGAAAACAATCCATTAGCTGGTCAAACAAATTCTAATAAAGagtttagcttttctttctacAATTTAACACATATTCACACTGCACTGTGGTTCATTTATCACGAGATTTAAGAGTGCTACTACAGTTTAAAAGATTAATCACTAGTGTTAACACAAAACCAAGCTGTCCCCATAACTACAGAAAGACTGTACATGAAATTCTGGTGATAAATCAAGAATAGTATCAACCACACCATCTTTGTGCAAGATGCTATTCAATATCAAACCACTTATCTAAACTCCTACCTTCTTTGCGCACTGGATCTATTT from Numenius arquata chromosome 14, bNumArq3.hap1.1, whole genome shotgun sequence encodes the following:
- the TMC5 gene encoding transmembrane channel-like protein 5 encodes the protein MAYHYNEAFENPDYHFSETLEIDRRRSSQNNLFSHQTPYDSSLHGSYGEQSGRGQNYPLEIPMASMRHGSEYSEDLPRANVLSRSPYGSSTYNPSFEPEPELAYTPPSASHPLDRSYTHRISNVSEDSFIRRRSRRPPDEIFMTSSSLYEIDPVRKEEEDLVGNLASMSTSERINAIQKMPETMKKKREIRNKVLKEITKKSRHHRTQLSCCTQCLQGTAVSFRRFGSTLSEYFHLLRFWHRALKIIGAKFGTSVLSYFIFLKWLLTFNIFSFLINFSFITVPQFVAAEPNNLSFTGLELFTGGGYFQQTVLYYGFYTNATISKIENGPSYNMQLAYIFTVGLYFVICFFILLFSMAKSFCRNFMNLQTYSGNASKLLCAWDFNITNEKAVKLKQKNLSTQIKEDLTEVNREVLNFSVKERAVRIVIHLVSWIASLGTAVAACAGVYFLSINNLKLFVKGNKNDLESQAAMLVLPIVASLLNAFIPFFYSWLGRLERYQTPGHHVYVTIARNIVLKISIVGILCYYWVNIVAESESQCWETLIGQDIYRLVLVDFIFCLLGSFFGEFLRRIIGTTFCVSLGLPEFDIGRNVLDLIYAQTLTWIGILFSPLLPGIQFISFSIVFYVKKVSLMMNCQPPRKVWKTAQMTTSFMFLLFFPSFVGVLSVIGVTVWRLKPSEECGPFRGLSSMYAAVSGWIKMLENHTASKWVVWIYHNLITSALFFFILSVLALIITYLYWQIIQGRKTTIKLLHKQIINAGKDKKFLLGKLPALQRANQAPPAPREQDEQRSSSLYDPPRQPAQYVPDYPGAAFDQNQNASYEEDPYSGGIPRGTGFPPDWERSQPGSGTGVSEAMALALRARETALWEGEDDNKYSQP